A DNA window from Janibacter sp. A1S7 contains the following coding sequences:
- a CDS encoding HIT family protein: MTSDHHELPVEDERSFVGVPDGFDRLWTPHRMAYVTGERPSEDEGDGCPFCVAPDKEDAEGLLVHRGRTCYVVMNLFPYNAGHVLVCPYRHVSLYIDLTDEETAEFTALTKAAIRAMQQASSPHGFNIGMNQGAVAGAGVAAHLHQHVIPRWGGDMNFLPIIAQTKALPILLEDARTALVRAWPTD, translated from the coding sequence ATGACGAGCGACCACCACGAGCTTCCGGTCGAGGACGAGCGCTCCTTCGTCGGTGTCCCCGACGGCTTCGACCGCCTGTGGACACCGCACCGGATGGCGTACGTCACCGGAGAGCGCCCGAGCGAGGACGAGGGGGACGGGTGCCCCTTCTGCGTCGCTCCGGACAAGGAGGACGCGGAAGGGTTGCTCGTCCACCGTGGGCGGACGTGCTACGTCGTGATGAACCTCTTCCCGTACAACGCCGGTCACGTCCTCGTCTGCCCCTATCGGCACGTCTCCCTCTACATCGACCTCACCGACGAGGAGACGGCCGAGTTCACGGCGCTGACCAAGGCGGCGATCCGGGCCATGCAGCAGGCCTCGTCGCCGCACGGCTTCAACATCGGGATGAACCAGGGCGCGGTCGCGGGGGCAGGCGTCGCCGCCCACCTGCACCAGCACGTGATCCCGCGTTGGGGAGGAGACATGAACTTCCTGCCAATCATCGCCCAGACCAAGGCGCTGCCCATCCTCCTGGAGGACGCACGCACGGCGCTGGTCAGGGCCTGGCCGACCGACTGA
- a CDS encoding acyl-CoA dehydrogenase, producing MATSDSPKDPVAEQIRTVLDGRWAEVRQGLRADPDFPVAVPGLELGLDEYRARTLASCHELAGSDFVLGAVPPEQGGTGDLGGSVTGLEMLGHGDLSVMIKAGVQFGLFGGAISNLGTARHHEAYLQDALQLDLPGAYAMTETGHGSDVQSLLTTATHDPDTDELVIHSPSPAARKDYIGGAARDARMAAVFAQLVVGGESHGVHCVLVPIRDEQGRAMPGVTITDCGPKMGLRGVDNGRLMFDGVRVPRQNLLNRYGDIDDDGTYTSPIESRNRRFFTMLGTLVRGRITVGAGAGAAARSALTVAVRYGLRRTQFSYPDGEHEVVILDYLGHQRTLLPRLARSYALALAQNALIARMHDLTVGESTGEDAHRELEARAAGLKAVTTWHATDTIQACREACGGAGYMSANRFADLKADTDVFTTFEGDNTILLQLVAKGMLTNYQADFADLDTSGAILFGARQLTTSVIEHTIGGSLIQRLISGASGRDGDDALRDRGGQVAFFADRESHLTESLAMRLRRAGDDESKSFSVFNDAQDHLLEAARAHMDRVVLEAFVTAVEEAPQGPGRDLLAKVCDLHVLSTVEEHRAWYLEHGRLSASQAKGVIARVNELCQELRPHADTLVDAFGIPDEWLTTEMMADLASF from the coding sequence ATGGCCACTTCCGACTCGCCCAAGGATCCCGTCGCCGAGCAGATCAGGACCGTCCTCGACGGCCGATGGGCCGAGGTACGCCAAGGCCTGCGGGCCGACCCCGACTTCCCCGTGGCGGTACCCGGCCTCGAGCTCGGCCTCGATGAGTACCGGGCCCGCACGCTGGCCTCCTGCCACGAGCTGGCGGGCAGCGACTTCGTCCTCGGCGCGGTCCCACCCGAGCAGGGCGGGACGGGCGACCTCGGGGGCTCGGTCACCGGGCTGGAGATGCTCGGGCACGGCGACCTGTCGGTGATGATCAAGGCCGGCGTCCAGTTCGGCCTCTTCGGGGGGGCGATCTCCAACCTCGGTACCGCCCGCCACCACGAGGCCTACCTGCAGGACGCACTGCAGCTCGATCTCCCGGGTGCCTATGCGATGACCGAGACGGGCCACGGATCGGACGTGCAGTCGCTGCTGACGACCGCGACCCACGACCCGGACACCGACGAGCTCGTCATCCACTCCCCTTCGCCCGCTGCCCGCAAGGACTACATCGGCGGAGCCGCCCGGGACGCCCGCATGGCTGCCGTCTTCGCCCAGCTGGTCGTCGGCGGCGAGAGCCATGGCGTGCACTGCGTCCTGGTCCCGATCCGGGACGAGCAGGGCCGGGCGATGCCCGGCGTGACCATCACCGACTGCGGCCCGAAGATGGGGTTGCGCGGGGTGGACAACGGACGGTTGATGTTCGACGGGGTCCGCGTGCCGCGGCAGAACCTGCTGAACCGGTACGGCGACATCGACGACGACGGCACGTACACCTCCCCCATCGAGAGCAGGAACCGGCGCTTCTTCACCATGCTCGGCACCCTCGTGCGCGGCCGGATCACCGTCGGCGCCGGCGCCGGGGCAGCGGCCCGCAGCGCGTTGACGGTCGCCGTGCGCTACGGCCTCCGGCGGACGCAGTTCAGCTACCCCGATGGCGAGCACGAGGTCGTGATCCTCGACTACCTGGGGCACCAGCGCACGCTGCTCCCCCGACTCGCGCGGTCCTACGCGCTCGCGCTGGCACAGAATGCGCTCATCGCCCGGATGCACGACCTCACCGTCGGTGAGTCGACGGGCGAGGACGCACACCGCGAGCTCGAGGCGCGGGCCGCCGGCCTGAAGGCCGTGACCACCTGGCACGCGACCGACACGATCCAGGCCTGTCGCGAGGCCTGCGGCGGGGCGGGCTACATGAGCGCCAACCGCTTCGCCGACCTCAAGGCGGACACGGACGTCTTCACCACCTTCGAGGGCGACAACACGATCCTCCTGCAGCTGGTCGCCAAGGGTATGCTGACCAACTACCAGGCCGACTTCGCCGACCTCGACACCTCCGGAGCCATCCTGTTCGGCGCCCGGCAACTGACCACCTCGGTCATCGAGCACACGATCGGCGGGTCTCTCATCCAGCGGCTCATCTCCGGCGCATCCGGCCGGGACGGGGACGATGCGTTGCGTGACCGCGGCGGGCAGGTCGCCTTCTTCGCGGATCGCGAGTCCCACCTGACCGAGAGCCTGGCGATGCGGCTGCGACGGGCCGGGGACGACGAGAGCAAGTCCTTCTCGGTGTTCAACGACGCACAGGACCATCTGCTCGAGGCCGCCCGCGCGCACATGGACCGGGTCGTCCTCGAGGCCTTCGTCACCGCTGTCGAGGAGGCCCCGCAGGGGCCGGGCCGCGACCTGCTGGCGAAGGTCTGTGACCTCCACGTGCTCAGCACCGTGGAGGAGCACCGGGCGTGGTACCTCGAGCACGGTCGCCTCAGTGCCAGTCAGGCGAAGGGGGTCATCGCCCGGGTCAACGAGCTGTGCCAGGAACTCCGCCCCCATGCCGACACCCTCGTCGATGCCTTCGGCATCCCGGACGAGTGGCTGACCACCGAGATGATGGCCGACCTCGCCTCGTTCTAG
- a CDS encoding superinfection immunity protein, which translates to MARIVTDQKTRVVSAPVAIIVAIVTAGYMLPWAIAAVRGTRNAWAVFWVNLLLGWTVVGWIIALVMSIREHRVLDIR; encoded by the coding sequence ATGGCACGCATCGTCACCGATCAGAAGACACGAGTCGTCAGCGCCCCGGTGGCGATCATCGTCGCGATCGTCACGGCGGGGTACATGCTGCCGTGGGCCATCGCAGCGGTCCGGGGGACGCGCAACGCGTGGGCCGTCTTCTGGGTCAACCTCCTGCTCGGCTGGACCGTCGTCGGCTGGATCATCGCCCTGGTCATGTCGATCCGCGAGCACCGCGTCCTCGACATCCGCTGA
- a CDS encoding VOC family protein, which produces MAHGDITHIDIPVADTDAASAFYSGLFGWQIAEIPGYEGYPMWQAPNAISGGGLAPREDGFTHPRSYVEVDSIDDVLAKATASGGSVVMEKSVISETSWFAVLADPDGNQLGLYEGETAT; this is translated from the coding sequence ATGGCACACGGAGACATCACCCACATCGACATCCCGGTCGCGGACACGGACGCGGCCAGCGCGTTCTACAGCGGCCTCTTCGGCTGGCAGATCGCCGAGATCCCCGGCTACGAGGGCTACCCCATGTGGCAGGCGCCCAACGCGATCAGCGGTGGTGGCCTGGCCCCTCGCGAGGACGGCTTCACCCACCCACGCTCCTACGTCGAGGTCGACTCCATCGACGATGTCCTGGCCAAGGCCACCGCCTCCGGTGGCTCGGTCGTGATGGAGAAGTCAGTCATCTCCGAGACGAGCTGGTTCGCCGTCCTCGCCGATCCGGACGGCAACCAGCTCGGACTCTACGAGGGGGAGACCGCGACCTGA
- a CDS encoding 3-oxoacyl-ACP reductase: protein MGFEYGKFVSSGLGKQIANTLGLPRPTTLRRHMAGAPLINGAVLLDGHGDAPVAEVLTRALSAADVQIATSPSTSVAGVVVDMTQAQTPADLETLRRILSPALKTLAPTGRVIVIGRPVEDTDDVAQAAARRALEGVVRSVGKEMRAGGTANMVYVAEGAEANAEATIRFLLSGRSAYVSAQVVHVGEPVADVVAPASWEAPLADKVAVVTGAARGIGAAIAQTLARDGATVVCVDMPAAGGPLADVANSIGGSALQLDVTAEDAGAKIVDHAQSLHGGFDIVVHNAGITRDKLLVNTDSDRWGSVLNVNLLSILRMNETLLPAINEGGHIVNISSIAGIAGNRGQTNYGASKAGVIGMTKSLAKDPQVVSKGVTVNAVAPGFIETEMTAKVPLATREVGRLTNSLSQGGLPVDVAETIGWFSWDANRAVTGNVVRVCGQMILGA, encoded by the coding sequence ATGGGATTCGAGTACGGCAAGTTCGTCAGCTCCGGTCTGGGCAAGCAGATCGCCAACACGCTCGGTCTGCCGCGGCCGACCACCCTGCGTCGCCACATGGCTGGTGCCCCGCTCATCAACGGTGCGGTGCTCCTCGACGGCCACGGTGACGCTCCCGTCGCCGAGGTGCTGACCCGGGCGCTGTCCGCGGCCGACGTCCAGATCGCCACATCGCCGTCGACCTCCGTCGCGGGCGTCGTCGTCGACATGACCCAGGCACAGACCCCGGCCGACCTCGAGACGCTGCGCCGCATCCTGTCGCCGGCGCTGAAGACCCTGGCCCCCACCGGTCGCGTCATCGTCATCGGCCGACCGGTCGAGGACACCGACGACGTCGCCCAGGCAGCGGCCCGGCGCGCCCTCGAGGGAGTCGTCCGCTCGGTCGGCAAGGAGATGCGCGCCGGTGGCACGGCCAACATGGTCTACGTCGCCGAGGGCGCAGAGGCCAACGCCGAGGCGACCATCCGCTTCCTCCTCTCCGGCCGCTCCGCCTACGTCTCGGCACAGGTCGTCCACGTGGGCGAGCCGGTCGCCGACGTCGTCGCGCCCGCCAGCTGGGAGGCCCCGCTGGCGGACAAGGTCGCCGTCGTCACCGGCGCCGCCCGCGGCATCGGCGCAGCCATCGCCCAGACCCTCGCCCGGGACGGTGCCACCGTCGTGTGCGTGGACATGCCTGCCGCCGGTGGCCCGCTCGCCGACGTCGCCAACAGCATCGGCGGTTCGGCCCTCCAGCTCGACGTCACCGCCGAGGACGCGGGCGCCAAGATCGTCGACCACGCACAGAGCCTGCACGGCGGATTCGACATCGTCGTGCACAACGCGGGTATCACCCGGGACAAGCTCCTCGTCAACACCGACTCCGATCGCTGGGGTTCGGTCCTCAACGTCAACCTGTTGTCCATCCTGAGGATGAACGAGACGCTTCTCCCGGCCATCAACGAGGGCGGGCACATCGTCAACATCTCCTCGATCGCCGGCATCGCCGGCAACCGGGGACAGACGAACTACGGCGCGAGCAAGGCCGGCGTCATCGGGATGACGAAGAGCCTGGCGAAGGACCCGCAGGTCGTGAGCAAGGGGGTCACCGTCAATGCCGTCGCCCCGGGCTTCATCGAGACCGAGATGACCGCGAAGGTGCCGCTGGCCACGCGTGAGGTCGGCCGACTGACCAACTCCCTGTCGCAGGGTGGCCTGCCGGTGGACGTCGCCGAGACCATCGGCTGGTTCTCCTGGGACGCCAACCGCGCCGTGACCGGCAATGTCGTGCGCGTCTGCGGCCAGATGATCCTGGGGGCCTGA
- a CDS encoding acetyl-CoA C-acetyltransferase, translating into MANNQPRRAAVLGGNRIPFMRQFGPYAEASNQDMFTAALDGLVARYNLGGKHIDEVAGGAVIKHSRDYNLIRESVLGSALAPTTSAYDLQQACGTGLETALLVSNKIKLGQIESGIAGGVDTASDAPITVSEKLRTKLLKVNRAKGTANQLKALAAIRPTDLGISFPGNAEPRTGLSMGDHMAITAKKWGITREAQDELAAKSHQNMARAYDEGFNDDLMTSFMGQSRDQNLRPDSSMEKLAKLKPVFGRGDDATMTAGNSTPLSDGASAVLLGSEEWAAEQGLTPLAWFVDGQSAAVDYVHGAEGLLMAPAYAIPRMLERNGLALQDFDYYEIHEAFASTVLSTLKAWEDEAWCREKLGRDSALGSIDRDKLNVNGSSLAAGHPFAATGGRITAVMAKLLHAKGPGSRGLISICAAGGQGVVAILEGA; encoded by the coding sequence GTGGCCAACAACCAGCCCCGCCGTGCCGCTGTCCTCGGTGGCAACCGCATCCCCTTCATGCGCCAGTTCGGCCCCTACGCCGAGGCGTCCAACCAGGACATGTTCACCGCTGCCCTGGACGGGCTCGTCGCCCGGTACAACCTCGGCGGCAAGCACATCGACGAGGTTGCCGGCGGTGCCGTCATCAAGCACTCCCGCGACTACAACCTCATCCGTGAGTCGGTCCTGGGCTCAGCGCTCGCGCCGACGACATCGGCCTACGACCTCCAGCAGGCATGCGGCACGGGACTCGAGACCGCGCTCCTGGTCAGCAACAAGATCAAGCTCGGTCAGATCGAGTCCGGCATCGCCGGTGGGGTCGACACCGCATCAGACGCGCCCATCACCGTCAGCGAGAAGCTGCGTACCAAGTTGCTCAAGGTGAACCGCGCCAAGGGCACCGCCAACCAGCTCAAGGCCCTCGCCGCGATCCGCCCGACCGACCTCGGCATCTCCTTCCCCGGCAACGCGGAGCCGCGGACCGGACTCTCCATGGGCGACCACATGGCCATCACGGCCAAGAAGTGGGGGATCACCCGCGAAGCCCAGGACGAGCTGGCCGCCAAGAGCCACCAGAACATGGCCCGTGCCTACGACGAGGGGTTCAACGACGACCTCATGACCAGCTTCATGGGGCAGTCGCGTGACCAGAACCTGCGTCCCGACTCGTCGATGGAGAAGCTCGCGAAGCTCAAGCCGGTCTTCGGCAGGGGCGACGACGCGACCATGACCGCCGGCAACTCCACACCGCTGTCCGACGGCGCCTCGGCCGTCCTCCTCGGATCCGAGGAGTGGGCCGCCGAGCAGGGTCTGACGCCGCTGGCGTGGTTCGTCGACGGCCAGTCCGCTGCGGTGGACTACGTCCACGGCGCCGAGGGGCTCCTCATGGCGCCGGCCTATGCCATCCCGCGCATGCTCGAGCGCAACGGCCTGGCCCTGCAGGACTTCGACTACTACGAGATCCACGAGGCCTTCGCCTCGACCGTGCTCTCCACGCTGAAGGCCTGGGAGGACGAGGCCTGGTGCCGCGAGAAGCTCGGGCGCGACTCCGCCCTGGGCTCGATCGACCGCGACAAGCTCAACGTCAACGGCTCCTCGCTCGCCGCGGGACACCCCTTCGCCGCCACCGGAGGCCGGATCACCGCCGTGATGGCGAAGCTGCTGCACGCCAAGGGCCCGGGCAGCCGCGGCCTGATCTCCATCTGCGCCGCAGGCGGACAGGGCGTCGTGGCCATCCTCGAGGGCGCCTGA
- a CDS encoding MaoC family dehydratase: protein MSLETLTSVPTLGVIYAKAALPSLPGPSGSAAPGELPDRSLRLTGHTVDRHDLLQYERICGFNNSDVLPHTYPHVVGFPLQMQLMSHKDFPLPLMGLVHVENVITVHREVRFDEELEITVTAQNLRAHPKGTVVDLVTEVDVAGERVWDGRSTYLARGRGDAEATRGEQPPSIPTGAAAAKWSLPADLGRTYGFASGDINPIHMSAPTAKAMGFPRAIAHGMWTYARTLAAIGPVTSGPGTSHVWFKKPVLLPGKVDLVIDKDDRDGSVVAGLRNSRTPATEHLVLTLS from the coding sequence ATGAGCCTCGAGACCCTCACGTCCGTCCCGACGCTGGGCGTGATCTACGCGAAGGCCGCCCTGCCGTCCCTTCCCGGGCCGTCCGGGTCCGCGGCACCCGGCGAGCTGCCGGACCGTTCGCTGCGCCTGACCGGCCACACCGTCGACCGGCACGACCTGCTGCAGTACGAGCGGATCTGCGGGTTCAACAACTCCGACGTGCTGCCGCACACCTACCCGCACGTCGTCGGTTTCCCGCTGCAGATGCAACTGATGTCCCACAAGGACTTCCCGCTCCCGCTGATGGGCCTGGTCCACGTGGAGAACGTCATCACGGTCCACCGTGAGGTGCGCTTCGACGAGGAGCTCGAGATCACCGTCACCGCACAGAACCTGCGCGCCCACCCCAAGGGCACGGTCGTCGACCTCGTCACCGAGGTTGACGTCGCGGGGGAGCGGGTCTGGGACGGGCGCTCGACGTACCTGGCCCGCGGCCGCGGTGACGCCGAGGCCACCCGGGGCGAGCAGCCCCCTTCGATCCCGACGGGAGCTGCTGCCGCGAAGTGGAGCCTGCCGGCCGATCTCGGTCGCACCTACGGATTCGCCTCGGGCGACATCAACCCGATCCACATGAGCGCACCCACGGCCAAGGCGATGGGTTTCCCCCGGGCCATCGCGCACGGCATGTGGACCTACGCGCGCACGCTCGCCGCCATCGGCCCGGTCACCAGCGGTCCGGGCACGAGCCACGTGTGGTTCAAGAAGCCGGTCCTGCTGCCGGGGAAGGTCGACCTGGTCATCGACAAGGACGACCGGGACGGCTCCGTCGTCGCGGGCCTGCGCAACTCACGCACGCCGGCGACGGAGCACCTGGTGCTCACCCTCTCCTGA
- the thrS gene encoding threonine--tRNA ligase produces MPAQITITVAGDERSVAEGTTAAEVFADERAVLVARVGGQLRDLAHVLADGDVVEPVTAQDQDGLDVLRHSCAHVLAQAVQQVHPAAKLGIGPPIRDGFYYDFDVAEPFTPEDLKALEKTMQKIINEGQTFHRREVSDEAALAELSDEPYKCELIGLKGSGSDDPESYGEGASVEVGGDRLTIYDNVRRDGSVAWGDLCRGPHIPSTKLLGNAFTVMRSAAAYWRGSEKNPQLQRIYGTAWPTKAELKEYLDRLAEAEKRDHRKLGRELDLYSFPDEIGSGLPVFHPRGGVIKREMEDYVRRRHIEEGFEYVGTPHIAKEGLFHTSGHLPYYGEGMFPPLDVDGMDYRLKAMNCPMHNLIYRSKQRSYRELPLRLFEFGHVYRHEKSGVIHGLTRVRGFAQDDSHSYVTKEQAPDEIRHLLDFILGLLRDFGLDDFYLELSTRDDEGESSSKFIGTDEDWAEATAVLEQVCSETGLELVPDPGGAAYYGPKVSVQARDAIGRTWQMSTIQYDFNQPSPDRFALEYQAADGSRQQPVMIHSAKFGSIERFIGVLVEHYAGAFPVWLSPVQVLGVPVAEEYNDYLWGVLSQMRAKGIRVELDESDDRFPKKIRNASKAKVPFTLIAGEEDRGNNAVSFRYRDGSQENGVPIEAAIATVLAAIEGKGQVTSAPATN; encoded by the coding sequence GTGCCAGCCCAGATCACCATCACAGTCGCCGGAGACGAGCGATCGGTGGCCGAGGGCACTACCGCGGCAGAGGTCTTCGCGGACGAGCGGGCAGTTCTCGTCGCCCGTGTCGGCGGGCAGTTGCGCGACCTGGCCCACGTCCTGGCCGACGGCGACGTCGTCGAGCCGGTCACGGCGCAGGACCAGGACGGTCTCGACGTGCTGCGCCACTCCTGCGCTCACGTCCTCGCGCAGGCCGTCCAGCAGGTCCACCCGGCGGCCAAGCTCGGCATCGGGCCGCCCATCCGGGACGGCTTCTACTACGACTTCGACGTCGCCGAGCCCTTCACCCCCGAGGACCTCAAGGCCCTCGAGAAGACGATGCAGAAGATCATCAACGAGGGGCAGACCTTCCACCGTCGCGAGGTCAGCGACGAGGCAGCCCTGGCGGAGCTGTCCGACGAGCCGTACAAGTGCGAGCTCATCGGTCTCAAGGGAAGCGGATCGGACGACCCCGAGTCCTACGGGGAGGGCGCGAGCGTCGAGGTCGGGGGCGACCGGCTGACGATCTACGACAACGTGCGCCGGGACGGCTCCGTCGCATGGGGCGACCTGTGCCGCGGACCGCACATTCCGAGCACGAAGCTGCTGGGCAATGCCTTCACGGTGATGCGCTCGGCCGCGGCCTACTGGCGGGGCTCGGAGAAGAACCCGCAGCTGCAGCGCATCTACGGCACCGCCTGGCCGACGAAGGCCGAGCTGAAGGAGTACCTCGACCGGCTCGCCGAGGCGGAGAAGCGTGACCACCGCAAGCTCGGGCGTGAGCTCGACCTGTACTCCTTCCCGGACGAGATCGGCTCCGGTCTGCCCGTCTTCCACCCCAGGGGCGGCGTCATCAAGCGGGAGATGGAGGACTACGTCCGCCGTCGTCACATCGAGGAGGGCTTCGAGTACGTCGGCACCCCGCACATCGCCAAGGAGGGGCTCTTCCACACCTCCGGACACCTTCCCTACTACGGCGAAGGGATGTTCCCTCCCCTCGACGTCGACGGCATGGACTACCGCCTCAAGGCGATGAACTGCCCGATGCACAACCTGATCTACCGCAGCAAGCAGCGGTCCTACCGGGAGCTGCCGCTGCGCCTCTTCGAGTTCGGGCACGTCTACCGGCACGAGAAGTCCGGTGTCATCCACGGTCTGACGCGCGTGCGCGGTTTCGCCCAGGACGACAGCCACTCCTACGTCACCAAGGAGCAGGCGCCCGACGAGATCCGCCACCTGCTCGACTTCATCCTCGGCCTGCTGCGGGACTTCGGTCTCGACGACTTCTACCTCGAGCTGTCCACGCGTGACGACGAGGGGGAGTCGAGCAGCAAGTTCATCGGCACCGACGAGGACTGGGCCGAGGCGACCGCGGTGCTCGAGCAGGTCTGCTCCGAGACCGGACTGGAGCTCGTGCCCGACCCGGGCGGCGCCGCCTACTACGGTCCCAAGGTCTCGGTGCAGGCGCGGGACGCCATCGGCCGCACCTGGCAGATGAGCACGATCCAGTACGACTTCAACCAGCCCTCACCGGACCGCTTCGCCCTCGAGTACCAGGCGGCGGACGGCTCCCGCCAGCAGCCGGTGATGATCCACTCGGCGAAGTTCGGCTCGATCGAGCGCTTCATCGGTGTCCTCGTCGAGCACTACGCCGGAGCCTTCCCGGTGTGGCTGAGCCCCGTGCAGGTCCTGGGTGTCCCCGTCGCCGAGGAGTACAACGACTACCTCTGGGGCGTGCTGTCGCAGATGCGGGCGAAGGGGATCCGCGTCGAGCTCGACGAGAGCGATGATCGCTTCCCGAAGAAGATCCGCAACGCGAGCAAGGCCAAGGTGCCCTTCACCCTCATCGCCGGCGAGGAGGACCGCGGCAACAACGCGGTCTCCTTCCGCTACCGCGACGGGTCGCAGGAGAACGGCGTGCCGATCGAGGCCGCGATCGCCACGGTGCTCGCCGCCATCGAGGGCAAGGGCCAGGTCACCTCCGCGCCGGCGACGAACTGA
- the pgsA gene encoding phosphatidylinositol phosphate synthase: MLNRYARATFTRILTPVAKLLLRLGISPDVVTVIGTLGVSLGALIFFPRGELLIGVLVITAFVFSDTVDGIMAREQERSGDWGAFLDSTLDRMGDAAIFAGLAIWFFQGGDDRIMAWLALACLVLGSLVSYARARAEGLGMRADVGIAERADRLVAALVTTGLVGMGLPEVVLKVVLAVLAVASLATVIQRILCVRQQARAATSAATS, from the coding sequence ATGCTGAATCGATACGCGCGCGCGACCTTCACCCGGATCCTCACCCCCGTGGCGAAGCTGCTGCTGCGCCTGGGCATCAGCCCCGATGTCGTCACCGTCATCGGTACGCTCGGCGTCTCGCTCGGTGCCCTGATCTTCTTCCCCCGGGGTGAGCTGCTCATCGGGGTCCTCGTCATCACGGCGTTCGTCTTCTCCGACACGGTCGACGGGATCATGGCCCGCGAGCAGGAGCGCTCGGGCGACTGGGGTGCCTTCCTCGACTCGACTCTGGACCGGATGGGTGACGCAGCGATCTTCGCCGGCTTGGCCATCTGGTTCTTCCAGGGCGGTGACGACCGGATCATGGCCTGGCTCGCCCTGGCCTGCCTCGTGCTGGGCAGCCTGGTCTCCTACGCCCGCGCCCGCGCCGAGGGCCTGGGCATGCGCGCCGACGTGGGCATCGCCGAGCGAGCGGACCGTCTCGTGGCCGCACTGGTGACGACGGGGCTGGTCGGCATGGGCCTTCCCGAGGTCGTGCTCAAGGTCGTCCTCGCGGTCCTGGCCGTCGCCAGTCTGGCCACCGTCATCCAGCGGATCCTCTGCGTGCGCCAGCAGGCCCGGGCGGCGACGTCGGCCGCGACCTCGTGA
- a CDS encoding TetR/AcrR family transcriptional regulator — protein MSTTTDGRSARWAVHRQQRRKELVESAIRTIRSRGAAVGMDELAAGAATSKTVFYRHFTDRQGLYQAVAERVDELILRDIGTALGQGVAKGADLGLLDVDPRSVIRAAIDAYLMLVERDPELYRFIVSAPIVGSGKSGNAAEAAATATGKMAGQISELISAALVDRGHDPAPARLWGQSLVGLVRAGADAWLAGSAGDVAREELTEQLTDLAWSGIAIAWQRPTD, from the coding sequence GTGAGCACTACCACCGACGGACGCAGCGCCCGCTGGGCGGTCCACCGACAGCAGCGCCGCAAGGAGCTGGTCGAGTCGGCGATCCGGACCATCCGCAGCCGGGGCGCTGCTGTCGGCATGGATGAGCTCGCCGCCGGCGCCGCAACCTCCAAGACGGTCTTCTACCGCCACTTCACCGACCGACAGGGCCTGTACCAGGCGGTGGCCGAGCGGGTGGACGAGCTGATCCTGCGTGACATCGGCACCGCCCTCGGTCAGGGAGTGGCGAAGGGGGCTGATCTCGGCCTCCTGGATGTCGACCCCCGCTCGGTGATCCGGGCGGCCATCGACGCCTACCTGATGTTGGTCGAGCGCGATCCCGAGCTGTACCGCTTCATCGTCTCCGCCCCGATCGTCGGCAGCGGGAAGTCCGGCAACGCCGCCGAGGCCGCTGCGACGGCCACCGGCAAGATGGCCGGGCAGATCAGCGAGCTGATCTCGGCGGCCCTCGTCGACCGGGGCCACGACCCGGCCCCCGCCCGGCTGTGGGGCCAGTCCCTCGTCGGGCTCGTCCGCGCCGGCGCCGATGCCTGGCTGGCCGGGTCGGCCGGCGACGTCGCCCGCGAGGAGCTGACCGAGCAGCTGACCGATCTCGCCTGGTCGGGCATCGCCATCGCCTGGCAGCGCCCCACCGACTGA